In the genome of Clostridium cagae, one region contains:
- a CDS encoding FUSC family protein — protein MKKKIISQTMLFACILVFIIGFKSAFGDENILIGVTTVTAMLMFLSKDLTLNPVKNTVELIIFNVSMGIITYLASTNMFLAIPLNFLSMFFIAYTLCYNLKSPSYIPFTLQYVFILAFPISADQLPKRLLSLAFGALSIMAIQLIANRNRVYKIGNKLLAKSCSSMLQKIRAIRNGESFEKIDSEIISSINEFRKVVYDKRSEHFYITEESRIKLNISLALEKLNVLLNDINKIKHDSNLEDLSEIEEDIIISIDNAKICFEDESNLENLDKLFNELLEKYKIKDTTNLIILKMLNSLHLLKTSLYELKALDKKKYNLISKEDKIPEQFKIMNVYKKHFTLDSLRFSYAFRLGLGIAIGAFISDYFHLAEGRWIIFTIHSLIQPHYEVSKEKFKYRILSTFVGTAIIATLFYIFKDLTTRTMILMLAGYLNGYVKQYKYSTIFVTISAIGSAALMGGTAVLSVNRILFVIIGSVIALILSKFVLQYRGNDAKRDLIEMNNEVTADLLKSMEELMDGIRPNYNIIRNNILVSTMIEEKLRFNNIDENNEKLMCYIDNQRLLVTNIYDLYTWLVKDNMNKDIINIVKNKDININKKITSLTEKLDSIKELNSKVILVDYIEILNGVNNLNKLEYI, from the coding sequence ATGAAAAAGAAAATAATATCTCAAACCATGCTGTTTGCATGCATTTTAGTATTTATAATAGGTTTTAAAAGTGCATTTGGAGATGAAAACATATTAATAGGAGTTACTACAGTAACTGCAATGCTTATGTTTTTAAGTAAGGATTTAACTTTGAATCCTGTAAAAAATACAGTAGAATTAATAATTTTCAATGTATCAATGGGTATAATAACTTATTTAGCATCAACAAATATGTTCTTAGCAATACCACTTAATTTTCTAAGTATGTTCTTTATAGCTTATACTTTGTGCTATAACTTAAAATCACCTAGTTATATACCATTTACTCTTCAATATGTTTTTATATTAGCATTTCCAATTTCAGCTGATCAGCTACCAAAAAGATTATTATCTTTAGCTTTTGGAGCGCTTTCTATTATGGCAATTCAATTAATTGCTAATAGAAATAGAGTTTATAAAATTGGAAATAAACTTTTAGCTAAAAGTTGTAGCAGTATGTTACAAAAAATAAGAGCTATTAGAAATGGTGAATCTTTTGAAAAAATAGATAGTGAAATAATATCCTCTATAAATGAATTTAGAAAAGTTGTTTATGATAAAAGATCAGAACATTTTTATATAACAGAAGAAAGTAGGATAAAGCTTAATATATCTTTAGCTTTAGAAAAATTAAATGTGCTTTTAAATGACATTAATAAGATAAAACATGATAGTAACTTAGAAGATTTAAGTGAAATTGAAGAAGATATAATAATATCTATAGATAATGCAAAAATATGTTTTGAAGATGAAAGTAATCTAGAAAACTTAGATAAATTATTTAATGAGTTATTAGAAAAATATAAAATTAAAGATACTACTAATCTTATTATATTAAAGATGTTAAATTCTCTGCATTTATTAAAAACTAGTTTATATGAATTGAAAGCATTAGATAAGAAAAAATATAATTTAATAAGTAAAGAAGACAAAATACCAGAACAGTTTAAAATAATGAATGTTTATAAAAAACATTTTACGTTAGATTCATTAAGGTTTTCCTATGCATTTAGATTGGGACTTGGAATTGCTATAGGTGCATTTATTTCAGATTATTTTCATTTAGCCGAGGGAAGATGGATTATATTTACTATACATTCATTAATTCAACCACATTATGAAGTATCTAAAGAAAAATTTAAGTATAGGATATTATCAACATTTGTAGGTACAGCGATAATTGCAACTCTATTTTATATTTTTAAGGATTTAACTACAAGAACTATGATTCTTATGTTAGCAGGTTATTTAAATGGATATGTAAAACAATATAAATATAGTACAATATTTGTTACTATATCTGCTATAGGTTCAGCAGCGCTTATGGGAGGAACAGCCGTTTTAAGTGTTAATAGAATATTATTCGTAATAATAGGATCTGTTATTGCATTAATTTTAAGTAAATTTGTATTACAATATAGAGGAAATGATGCTAAAAGGGATCTTATAGAAATGAACAATGAAGTTACAGCAGATTTATTAAAGAGTATGGAAGAGTTAATGGATGGAATAAGACCAAACTATAATATTATAAGAAATAATATACTTGTATCAACAATGATTGAAGAAAAATTAAGATTTAATAATATTGATGAAAATAATGAAAAACTGATGTGTTATATAGATAATCAAAGATTATTAGTTACTAACATATATGATCTATATACTTGGTTAGTAAAAGATAATATGAATAAAGATATAATTAATATTGTTAAGAATAAGGATATTAATATTAATAAAAAGATAACATCTTTAACAGAAAAATTAGACTCAATAAAAGAATTAAATTCAAAAGTAATTCTTGTTGATTATATTGAAATTTTGAATGGAGTAAATAATTTAAATAAGTTAGAATATATTTAA
- a CDS encoding carbon storage regulator, translated as MLVLGRKPGEYIVIDNKIKVAVVRTEEGNLRLAIDAPREIEIVRGEVYEKRGK; from the coding sequence ATGTTAGTTTTAGGCCGTAAACCGGGTGAATATATAGTAATAGATAATAAAATAAAGGTTGCAGTTGTAAGGACTGAAGAAGGCAATTTAAGACTTGCCATTGATGCACCAAGAGAAATTGAAATCGTAAGAGGCGAAGTATACGAAAAAAGAGGTAAATAA